In the genome of Quercus robur chromosome 3, dhQueRobu3.1, whole genome shotgun sequence, one region contains:
- the LOC126718387 gene encoding cytochrome P450 71B34-like has translation MALDTIPLWLPLLLVLALLLLMKKKMDERCSKNLPPSPPKLPIIGNLHQLGVLPHQSMWQLSKKYGSVMLLQLSGIRTVIISSAEAAREVLKVNDLACCNRPPSACAKVFSYNYRDITFSPYGDYWREIRKICVLEFFSVKSVQFYQFIREEEVALLVDSISHYASSATPIDLSEKLFALTASITFRIGFGKSFRGSGLDNERFQAMVDEAVSVIGSYNASEFFPFVGWIIDTFSGRFKRLERVFHELDTLFQQIIDLHLDPERTKPKHEDIIDVLLRIEREQVESGNAARFTKHNIKAVIMNIFLGGVDTSAITMIWAMAELAKNPRLMKKAQDEVRNFIGNKGKVTESDIDHLHYLKMIVKETFRLHPPATLLVPRETMSHFKINGYDIYPKMLVQVNVWAIGRDPKYWENPEEFIPERFMDNSIDYKGQNFELLTFGSGRRGCPGIYMATTIVELALANLLYCFNWKLPDGIKEEDINMEEKAGLSLTTNKKTALNLVPIKLF, from the exons ATGGCTCTTGATACCATACCTTTATGGCTTCCTCTTCTCCTTGTTCTCGCTCTTTTGTTGCTCATGAAAAAAAAGATGGATGAGCGTTGTTCTAAGAACCTTCCACCAAGCCCTCCTAAGCTCCCTATTATAGGTAACTTGCACCAACTTGGTGTGTTGCCTCATCAATCTATGTGGCAACTCTCCAAGAAATATGGCTCTGTGATGCTCCTTCAACTCAGTGGCATAAGAACTGTCATAATATCTTCTGCTGAAGCAGCAAGAGAAGTCTTAAAAGTTAATGATCTTGCCTGTTGCAATAGACCTCCCTCAGCTTGCGCTAAAGTTTTTTCCTACAATTATAGGGACATAACTTTTTCACCTTATGGTGATTACTGGAGAGAGATAAGGAAAATATGTGTTCTTGAGTTTTTTAGCGTGAAAAGTGTGCAATTCTATCAGTTCATTAGGGAAGAAGAAGTTGCTTTGCTTGTGGATTCTATATCTCACTATGCATCTTCTGCAACCCCTATTGATCTTTCTGAGAAGCTGTTTGCACTCACTGCAAGTATAACTTTTAGGATTGGTTTTGGTAAGAGTTTCCGCGGGAGTGGTTTAGACAATGAAAGGTTTCAAGCAATGGTTGATGAGGCAGTGTCCGTGATAGGAAGCTACAATGCATCTGAATTCTTTCCCTTCGTGGGATGGATTATAGACACTTTCTCTGGTAGATTTAAAAGGCTTGAAAGGGTTTTTCATGAGTTGGATACTTTATTCCAACAGATCATTGATCTCCATCTTGATCCTGAAAGGACAAAACCAAAGCATGAAGACATTATCGATGTGCTACTGAGAATTGAAAGGGAGCAAGTTGAGTCCGGCAATGCTGCTCGATTCACAAAACATAACATTAAGGCAGTGATCATG AATATATTTTTAGGTGGAGTTGACACTAGTGCAATTACCATGATATGGGCAATGGCAGAGCTTGCTAAGAACCCCAGATTGATGAAAAAAGCACAAGATGAAGTTAGAAATTTCATTGGAAATAAAGGGAAAGTCACTGAAAGCGACATTGACCACCTTCATTATCTAAAGATGATAGTTAAAGAAACTTTTAGATTGCATCCTCCAGCAACTCTACTTGTTCCAAGAGAAACCATGTCACACTTTAAGATCAATGGTTATGACATTTACCCAAAAATGTTAGTACAAGTTAATGTCTGGGCAATAGGACGAGATCCTAAATACTGGGAGAACCCAGAAGAATTCATCCCAGAAAGGTTCATGGATAACTCCATTGATTATAAaggtcaaaattttgagttattgACATTTGGATCTGGTCGAAGAGGTTGTCCTGGGATATATATGGCAACAACAATAGTTGAGCTTGCACTTGCAAATCTTTTATATTGTTTCAATTGGAAATTACCTGATGGGATTAAAGAGGAAGATATCAACATGGAAGAGAAAGCTGGTCTTAGCCTTACTACCAATAAGAAAACAGCTTTGAACCTTGTGCCAatcaaattgttttaa
- the LOC126719781 gene encoding GDSL esterase/lipase At5g14450-like, with the protein MVLLNEAFHNRGKGLHLSLKGRRAWFVSLNVVGGRHQSISTIFIHIIGFSIFMAMGRSKTLNQIELNTHSGHCNFPAIFNFKVSNFDTGGQSAAYDQLPFPNGDTFFGKPSGRFCDGQLVIDFIAEKLGLPYLSGYLDSIGTNFRYGANFATAGSTIQPVDAKIFEMGFSPFSLDIQLFQFEQFKARTIELYKEGRSSYIESSFPRPEDFSKALYTLDIGQNDLHGGFVSMTEKQVLASIPNIINQSAEAVKKLYQLGARSFWIHNTGPIGCLPFAVIYHPPKPENMDQSGCVKSHNEVAKQFNRQLQERVTQLGAQLPDAILTYVDIFSAKYTLISKAKKLGFANPHGYCCGHLGDYNVVCGRKAKVNGTEIIGASCSNPSEYISWDGVHYSHAANKWIANQILNGNLSNPPIPITGACHKLGHS; encoded by the exons ATGGTTCTGCTTAATGAGGCGTTCCACAACCGCGGTAAGGGTCTGCACTTGTCTCTCAAGGGCCGTCGCGCATGGTTTGTCTCCCTGAACGTTGTTGGTGGTCGCCATCAAtcga TAAGCACTATTTTTATCCATATCATTGGGTTCTCAATTTTCATGGCAATGGGACGCTCTAAAACTCTTAATCAAATTGAACTGAATACTCATTCAGGTCATTGTAACTTTCCAGCAATATTCAACTTTAAGGTTTCGAACTTTGACACTGGAGGCCAATCAGCGGCGTATGATCAGCTTCCCTTTCCTAACGGTGACACCTTCTTTGGTAAACCTTCGGGGAGGTTCTGCGATGGACAACTTGTCATTGATTTTATAG CTGAGAAGCTGGGATTGCCATACTTGAGCGGGTATCTAGATTCTATTGGGACAAATTTTCGATATGGGGCAAATTTTGCTACAGCAGGGTCTACTATTCAGCCAGTTGATGCCAAAATATTTGAGATGGGTTTTAGCCCCTTCTCTCTTGACatacagctttttcaatttgaaCAATTCAAAGCACGCACCATTGAGCTATACAAGGAAG GTAGAAGCTCATATATCGAAAGCAGTTTCCCCAGACCAGAGGACTTTTCCAAGGCACTATACACATTGGATATTGGACAGAATGATCTTCATGGTGGGTTTGTGTCGATGACAGAGAAACAAGTGCTGGCATCAATACCAAATATTATCAATCAATCTGCTGAGGCAGTCAag AAACTATACCAATTAGGAGCAAGATCATTTTGGATACATAATACAGGTCCTATTGGCTGCTTGCCTTTTGCTGTTATATATCATCCTCCAAAGCCAGAAAATATGGACCAAAGTGGTTGTGTGAAGTCCCACAATGAGGTCGCCAAGCAATTTAACAGGCAGCTTCAAGAGAGGGTGACCCAACTGGGAGCTCAACTTCCAGATGCAATACTTACTTATGTTGACATTTTCTCGGCTAAATACACTTTAATTTCTAAAGCAAAGAAGCTTG GTTTTGCTAATCCACATGGATACTGTTGTGGGCATCTTGGAGATTACAACGTTGTCTGTGGAAGGAAGGCAAAGGTGAATGGGACTGAAATCATAGGGGCTTCATGCAGCAATCCTTCAGAGTACATTAGTTGGGATGGCGTACATTATTCTCATGCTGCAAATAAATGGATAGCCAACCAAATTCTTAACGGCAACCTTTCTAACCCTCCGATCCCGATTACTGGAGCTTGTCACAAGCTTGGTCATTCATGA